Proteins encoded by one window of Cyclobacteriaceae bacterium:
- a CDS encoding PhnD/SsuA/transferrin family substrate-binding protein produces the protein MYHKLTLFLIAFTAVFALSAQNTLQSIQKLVVATYQYADNPRIKNIEPFALQFGEINNLNVEVKSYPTVQALLKAMENEEVDVAFMNTFGYLMLKEKSQAYEAGVVLNIPKEKENAYKSVLATGANTPENTLEQIVANASDFVLVLVSPGSTSGNLVPRLKLASLQPGYPERFFLEVQYTNNHSLAAQRALKGEVALCAFGRGEYYNLGADTVKVKKLWESPPIPLGPVVYRKKLPLSLRDELQKALLDLHIQNPEALESIKAGWTEAVPADRYISVTDDYYESLLKLSNNPAVSMSIIRNFAKE, from the coding sequence ATGTATCACAAGCTCACACTCTTCCTGATTGCCTTTACTGCTGTGTTTGCCCTTAGCGCACAAAACACACTTCAATCCATTCAAAAATTGGTGGTCGCCACCTATCAATATGCCGACAACCCGCGTATTAAAAACATAGAACCGTTTGCCCTTCAGTTTGGTGAAATCAATAATCTGAATGTTGAAGTAAAAAGTTACCCAACTGTTCAGGCTTTATTAAAAGCCATGGAAAACGAAGAAGTGGATGTAGCCTTTATGAATACGTTCGGCTATTTGATGCTGAAAGAAAAATCACAGGCCTATGAAGCCGGTGTAGTGCTCAACATCCCGAAGGAAAAAGAAAATGCCTACAAAAGTGTGCTTGCAACGGGAGCAAATACTCCGGAAAACACGCTGGAACAAATTGTGGCGAATGCTTCGGATTTTGTTTTGGTGTTAGTCAGTCCGGGCTCTACTTCGGGCAACCTGGTACCGCGATTGAAACTGGCCTCCTTGCAACCGGGTTATCCTGAACGTTTTTTCTTGGAAGTACAATACACCAATAATCATTCGCTCGCGGCACAACGTGCATTAAAAGGCGAAGTTGCCTTATGCGCCTTTGGCCGTGGCGAGTATTATAACCTGGGTGCTGATACCGTGAAGGTGAAAAAACTGTGGGAGTCGCCTCCCATTCCGCTTGGGCCAGTCGTATATCGAAAAAAGTTACCCCTAAGTCTACGCGATGAACTCCAAAAAGCATTGCTTGATCTACACATTCAAAATCCGGAAGCGCTGGAATCGATAAAAGCAGGATGGACAGAAGCCGTTCCGGCAGACCGGTACATTTCCGTAACCGATGATTATTATGAAAGCCTATTGAAACTTAGCAATAACCCGGCTGTATCTATGTCGATCATTCGGAATTTTGCGAAAGAATGA
- a CDS encoding LytTR family DNA-binding domain-containing protein produces MKLNCLIIDDEPVARKGLEEYVTEVEFLHLAGKCENAVKASALLHDGKIDLLLLDIHMPKLSGIEFLKTLKNPPMVIFTTAYSEYALEGYSLDIIDYLVKPIPFERFLKAVQKAHDFYVLKQKAESSATASPEYFFIKCDHKFEKVNYTDVLYVEAMQNYCIIHTAERKMITYITFSGLESQLPADRFLKVHKSFLVSLNKIKAVEGNEILIGSARIPISRNLKDEVMLKIMGDNLFKRG; encoded by the coding sequence ATGAAACTCAATTGCCTCATTATTGATGACGAACCCGTAGCCCGCAAAGGGTTGGAGGAATACGTAACTGAAGTGGAGTTTCTGCATCTGGCAGGCAAATGCGAAAATGCCGTAAAGGCTTCTGCGTTACTTCACGATGGAAAGATCGATTTACTGTTGCTGGATATTCACATGCCCAAACTTTCAGGGATTGAATTTTTGAAAACGTTGAAAAATCCACCCATGGTCATTTTCACTACGGCCTACTCAGAATATGCCCTGGAAGGATATTCCCTTGACATTATTGATTATCTGGTAAAACCGATTCCATTTGAACGGTTTCTGAAAGCCGTACAAAAAGCACACGATTTTTATGTGTTGAAGCAAAAAGCTGAATCGTCTGCTACCGCCTCTCCGGAATATTTCTTCATCAAATGCGATCACAAATTTGAGAAAGTGAATTACACCGATGTGCTGTACGTGGAGGCCATGCAGAACTATTGCATCATTCATACTGCAGAGCGAAAAATGATTACGTACATTACATTCAGCGGTCTGGAAAGTCAGCTCCCCGCTGATCGCTTTTTGAAAGTGCATAAATCCTTTTTGGTCTCGCTAAACAAAATAAAAGCTGTTGAAGGCAACGAAATCCTGATTGGTAGTGCACGTATTCCCATTAGTCGCAACCTGAAAGATGAGGTGATGCTGAAAATTATGGGCGATAACCTTTTTAAGCGCGGCTAA
- a CDS encoding class I SAM-dependent methyltransferase, protein MFEEGIYNPDYVKRLFNRMSNSYERMNYITSFGFSIRWRTQFLKPLEESNDEIKVIDLLTGMGETWGAVKHRFPNSNLTALDFSYEMLKYAGHRNQSKFNKEITLIQQDILGNQLPSNHFDIVICAFGLKTFNVEQITVLANETKRILKEGGRFSFIEISKPSNKILKLLYGFYLGHIIPIFGKLLLGNPEEYRMLWRYTDKFENAKIAQRNFDAVGLKTEFISYFFGCATGFHGKKIEG, encoded by the coding sequence ATGTTTGAAGAGGGCATTTACAATCCTGATTATGTAAAGAGATTGTTCAATAGAATGAGCAACTCTTATGAGCGAATGAACTACATAACATCTTTTGGATTTTCCATTCGCTGGAGAACTCAATTCCTAAAGCCACTGGAAGAATCCAATGATGAAATCAAAGTAATTGATTTGTTGACGGGTATGGGCGAGACTTGGGGGGCAGTAAAACATAGATTTCCAAATTCCAATTTAACAGCTCTTGACTTTTCATATGAAATGTTGAAATACGCAGGTCACAGGAATCAATCGAAATTCAACAAGGAGATTACATTGATACAACAAGATATTCTGGGCAATCAACTTCCTAGTAACCACTTTGATATTGTTATCTGTGCATTTGGGCTCAAGACATTCAATGTTGAGCAAATAACTGTTTTGGCAAATGAAACTAAAAGAATTTTGAAGGAAGGTGGAAGATTTTCGTTTATCGAGATTTCAAAACCCAGTAATAAGATATTGAAGTTGTTATATGGATTTTACCTCGGTCACATAATACCAATTTTTGGAAAACTTTTGCTTGGTAATCCTGAAGAGTATAGAATGCTTTGGAGATATACTGACAAATTCGAGAATGCAAAAATAGCTCAGAGAAACTTTGATGCAGTCGGACTTAAGACGGAATTTATATCATATTTTTTTGGGTGCGCAACTGGTTTCCATGGGAAAAAGATAGAAGGTTGA
- the mutS gene encoding DNA mismatch repair protein MutS: MAKTASETPLMKQYNAIKAKYPGALLLFRVGDFYETFGQDAISASKVLDIVLTKRGNGSASEIELAGFPHHALDTYLPKLVRAGHRVAICDQLEDPRFVKGIVKRGVTELVTPGVSFNDNVLEKKQNNFLASVFSGKQNFGVSFLDISTGEFYVAQGSQNYIFKLIQSFAPAEIIFSKNQRENFEKQFGEDHATFALDDWVYAFDFAQEKLLNQFKTATLKGFGVDGFPEAIVAAGAILHYLEATEHKDTQHIASISRIDEDKYVWLDKFTIRNLELIASPFESGVPLINVLDHTVTPMGSRQLRKWMVLPLKEKALIDERLKVVDIFFQQTKLSEKLLEELRHIADLERLISKVAVGRINPREMLQLKKSLQRTVPIKNLLEQHALSELKKLGDQLNRCEFLLEKIEKELREDAPMLTHQGGIIKDGIHVELDELRQIAFSGKDYLLQIQKREVERTGINSLKISYNKVFGYYLEVSNANKDKVPADWIRKQTLVNAERYITEELKVYEEKILHAEDKLVVIEQKLFQELVQHAGDFVAQIQQNARTLAVLDCLLSFAQVAKLNKYARPEINEFTTIDIKAGRHPVIEKQLPIGESYVPNDVYLDNETQQILIITGPNMAGKSALLRQTALIVLMAQIGSFVPADSATIGLVDKVFTRVGASDNLSKGESTFMVEMIETASILNNLSDRSLILMDEIGRGTSTYDGVSIAWAIVEYLHQHKDFRPKTLFATHYHELNQLAEDFVRVKNFNVSVKEVGDKIIFMRKLKEGGSEHSFGIHVAQLAGIPNKVVIRANEVMHFLEKEKHKNESKTKLQDLPKATHQMSLFEMDPKYKHVQEMLETIDINTISPVEALLKLNEIITTLKK, from the coding sequence ATGGCCAAAACAGCATCTGAAACGCCCCTTATGAAACAGTACAACGCCATCAAGGCGAAGTATCCGGGGGCGTTGTTGCTTTTTCGGGTGGGCGATTTTTATGAAACCTTCGGGCAGGATGCCATCTCGGCCTCCAAAGTGTTGGACATTGTGCTTACCAAGCGCGGCAATGGTTCCGCTTCTGAAATTGAACTGGCCGGCTTTCCACACCATGCACTGGATACCTATTTGCCCAAGCTTGTTCGGGCAGGTCATCGCGTGGCCATTTGCGATCAACTGGAAGATCCACGCTTTGTAAAGGGCATTGTGAAGCGGGGCGTTACCGAACTGGTAACACCGGGGGTTTCGTTCAACGATAACGTGTTGGAGAAAAAGCAGAACAACTTCCTGGCTTCTGTTTTTTCAGGCAAGCAAAATTTTGGTGTTTCGTTTCTCGATATCAGCACAGGCGAATTTTATGTAGCACAAGGCAGTCAGAATTATATCTTTAAGCTCATTCAAAGCTTTGCGCCTGCCGAAATTATTTTCAGTAAAAATCAGCGCGAGAATTTTGAGAAGCAATTTGGGGAAGATCATGCCACCTTTGCGCTCGATGATTGGGTTTATGCGTTTGATTTTGCGCAGGAAAAACTGCTCAACCAATTTAAGACGGCCACGCTAAAGGGTTTTGGCGTTGATGGTTTCCCGGAAGCCATTGTAGCGGCTGGCGCCATTCTGCATTACCTGGAAGCCACCGAGCATAAAGACACACAGCACATTGCTTCCATCTCGCGCATCGATGAAGATAAATATGTGTGGTTGGATAAGTTCACCATCCGCAACCTGGAGTTGATTGCCTCACCCTTTGAAAGTGGCGTGCCGTTGATCAACGTGCTGGACCACACGGTAACGCCCATGGGCTCGCGCCAGCTGCGCAAGTGGATGGTGCTTCCGCTGAAGGAAAAAGCGTTGATTGATGAGCGACTAAAAGTTGTTGATATTTTCTTTCAGCAAACCAAGCTTTCTGAGAAGTTATTGGAAGAGTTACGGCACATTGCTGATCTTGAACGTCTTATTTCGAAAGTAGCCGTTGGCCGGATCAACCCGCGCGAAATGCTGCAGTTGAAGAAGTCGCTGCAACGTACTGTGCCGATTAAAAATTTATTGGAACAGCATGCTTTATCTGAACTCAAGAAACTTGGAGATCAGCTAAACCGGTGCGAGTTTCTGTTGGAGAAAATTGAGAAGGAGTTACGCGAGGACGCTCCCATGCTTACGCATCAGGGCGGCATCATTAAAGACGGTATTCATGTCGAGCTTGATGAGTTGCGTCAGATTGCCTTCTCGGGTAAAGACTATTTGTTGCAGATTCAAAAACGCGAAGTTGAACGAACGGGAATTAATTCATTAAAGATTTCGTACAACAAGGTTTTCGGTTATTACCTGGAAGTCAGCAATGCCAATAAAGATAAAGTGCCTGCAGACTGGATACGCAAGCAAACGTTGGTGAATGCCGAGCGCTACATCACGGAAGAGCTAAAAGTTTACGAAGAAAAAATCCTTCATGCAGAAGATAAGCTGGTAGTGATTGAACAAAAACTTTTTCAGGAACTGGTACAGCATGCCGGAGATTTTGTCGCGCAGATTCAACAGAACGCACGCACGCTGGCCGTGCTCGATTGCCTCCTGTCGTTTGCACAAGTGGCAAAGCTCAATAAATATGCACGACCGGAAATTAATGAGTTCACCACAATTGACATTAAAGCCGGTCGCCATCCGGTAATTGAAAAGCAATTGCCGATTGGGGAGAGTTATGTGCCCAACGATGTATACCTCGACAATGAAACACAACAAATACTGATTATTACCGGTCCGAATATGGCGGGTAAATCGGCTTTGCTGCGACAAACGGCTTTGATTGTATTGATGGCGCAGATTGGAAGTTTTGTTCCGGCTGATAGCGCCACCATTGGGTTGGTGGATAAAGTATTTACACGTGTGGGTGCCTCGGATAATTTATCGAAAGGTGAATCCACGTTTATGGTGGAAATGATTGAAACGGCCAGCATTCTCAACAACCTGAGTGATCGCAGCCTGATTTTGATGGATGAGATTGGCAGGGGAACATCTACGTACGATGGTGTTTCCATAGCCTGGGCAATTGTGGAGTATCTGCATCAGCACAAAGATTTTCGCCCCAAGACGCTATTTGCCACGCACTACCATGAACTGAATCAACTTGCTGAGGATTTTGTTCGCGTAAAAAACTTCAACGTGAGTGTGAAGGAGGTGGGTGATAAAATCATCTTCATGCGCAAGTTGAAGGAAGGTGGCAGTGAACACAGTTTTGGTATTCATGTGGCGCAACTGGCGGGCATTCCCAACAAGGTCGTAATCCGTGCGAATGAAGTGATGCATTTCCTAGAAAAGGAGAAGCACAAGAACGAATCGAAAACTAAATTGCAGGATTTACCGAAGGCCACACACCAGATGAGTTTGTTTGAGATGGATCCGAAGTACAAGCATGTGCAGGAGATGCTGGAGACTATCGACATCAACACCATCAGCCCGGTAGAGGCGTTGTTGAAGTTAAATGAGATTATCACAACATTAAAAAAATAA
- a CDS encoding DEAD/DEAH box helicase: MTFQDFNFDQKLNEGLDSMGYEKPTPIQQQAIPTILQNKDVIACAQTGTGKTAAYILPVINKMIQTDHRHLNTLIIAPTRELAQQIDQQIEGFAYFTGISSIPIYGGGDGATWDVQKKALEQGADIIVATPGRLIALLAAGTTVFDHLKHLILDEADRMLDMGFYDDIIKIVNYLPKERQTLLFSATMPPKIRALANKILNQPEEINIAIAKPAAGIKQEAYVVYDSQKEKLLEHILKTYTWNSIILFASRKETVKKLDSTLRKAGIAAKAFHSDLEQPEREQILRAFKNKQINFLIGTDVLSRGIDVEGISMVINWDVPPDPEDYVHRIGRTARAATTGTAITFVNELDQKRFSGIENLIGSEIQKLALPEFLGEGPAYAPQTKRKGNFKPRGNKFRRNRHPKKSS; encoded by the coding sequence ATGACATTTCAGGATTTTAATTTCGATCAAAAGCTCAACGAAGGGCTTGATTCCATGGGCTACGAAAAGCCCACCCCCATTCAGCAACAGGCCATTCCCACCATTCTTCAAAACAAAGATGTGATTGCCTGCGCCCAAACCGGTACCGGTAAAACTGCCGCCTACATTTTGCCGGTAATCAATAAAATGATTCAAACCGATCACCGGCATTTGAATACACTAATCATTGCGCCCACGCGCGAACTGGCCCAACAAATCGATCAACAAATTGAAGGCTTTGCATACTTCACCGGCATCAGCTCTATCCCGATTTATGGCGGTGGCGATGGTGCCACGTGGGACGTGCAGAAAAAAGCACTCGAACAAGGTGCCGATATTATTGTGGCAACACCCGGTCGGTTAATAGCCTTACTGGCGGCAGGCACTACGGTGTTTGACCATCTCAAGCATTTGATTTTAGATGAAGCCGACCGCATGCTCGACATGGGCTTTTACGATGACATCATAAAAATTGTAAACTACCTGCCAAAAGAGCGACAAACATTACTGTTCTCGGCTACCATGCCGCCCAAGATCAGGGCACTCGCAAACAAAATTTTGAATCAGCCGGAAGAAATCAACATCGCCATTGCAAAACCTGCGGCAGGTATTAAGCAAGAGGCATACGTGGTGTATGATAGCCAGAAAGAAAAACTGCTGGAGCATATTCTAAAAACGTATACGTGGAACAGCATTATTCTTTTTGCCTCACGCAAGGAAACCGTAAAGAAACTGGACAGCACCTTGCGAAAAGCAGGAATTGCAGCTAAAGCTTTTCACTCCGATTTGGAGCAACCTGAACGCGAACAAATTCTTCGTGCCTTTAAAAACAAGCAAATAAATTTTCTGATTGGCACCGATGTGCTCTCGCGCGGTATTGATGTGGAGGGTATTAGTATGGTAATTAATTGGGATGTTCCGCCTGACCCTGAGGATTATGTGCACCGCATTGGAAGAACGGCACGTGCGGCCACAACGGGTACAGCCATAACGTTTGTAAATGAACTCGATCAGAAAAGATTCTCGGGTATTGAAAACCTGATCGGATCGGAAATTCAGAAACTTGCGTTGCCTGAATTTTTAGGCGAAGGACCTGCCTATGCGCCACAAACAAAAAGAAAAGGAAACTTTAAACCGCGTGGAAATAAGTTTCGCAGAAACCGGCATCCGAAAAAATCTTCCTGA
- a CDS encoding intradiol ring-cleavage dioxygenase: MKYFLPCLLVLSMAVTGCAQSQSAERQVGGGCEDCELMFAGMPATLSWKTKLAPDDEPGERMIISGTIYKKDGKTPAPDVILYVYQTDNTGRYTPAPKQVHAKRHGHLRGWVKTDAQGRYEFSTIRPASYPNSRNPQHIHPIIKEPGLSLYWIDEFLFEDDPVLTVQDKTRQAKRGGSGIITLSKNAAGVWIGKRDIILGINVPNY; this comes from the coding sequence ATGAAATATTTTCTTCCTTGCCTGTTGGTTTTAAGTATGGCTGTCACCGGCTGCGCGCAATCCCAATCTGCCGAAAGGCAAGTTGGTGGTGGCTGCGAAGATTGTGAATTGATGTTTGCCGGTATGCCCGCAACGCTTTCCTGGAAAACAAAACTTGCACCCGATGACGAGCCCGGTGAGCGGATGATCATCAGCGGTACGATCTACAAGAAAGATGGGAAAACTCCAGCTCCTGATGTGATTCTATATGTTTATCAAACTGACAACACCGGCCGCTATACACCAGCACCAAAGCAAGTGCATGCTAAAAGACACGGGCATTTACGCGGTTGGGTAAAAACCGATGCGCAAGGTCGCTACGAGTTCAGCACCATTCGGCCGGCTTCGTATCCAAACAGTCGAAATCCACAACACATTCATCCCATCATAAAAGAACCTGGTCTTTCACTTTATTGGATTGATGAATTTCTTTTTGAGGATGATCCGGTATTAACAGTGCAGGATAAAACCAGACAGGCGAAACGCGGTGGCTCAGGAATAATTACGCTCAGCAAAAATGCTGCGGGTGTTTGGATTGGCAAACGCGATATTATCCTGGGTATTAATGTTCCGAATTACTGA
- a CDS encoding histidine kinase — protein MERLFRYKLDHTLFWMLTVGFHAYTHAGLINQASFGQFVLELLVRDGLLAIVVYTNLLVIIPKLNQQKKYGLSILLIAISLMFYVALKNLHDVYLYGNILNNPERQSFFHNSFYNFSIIIFYLAFATTLHLSKQWYLQKELIRKIELEKLNTELEYLKAQINPHFLFNSLNTVFFQIDKQNTTARETLSKFSDMLRYQLYECNGKEIAIEKEIQYLKNYVELQKLRKDEHYDIQFTHSEELKNFTVSPLLLLPFIENAFKHVSNTSDRKNTITIELKKSENQFQLIVFNTKDPKPISGNGGIGLKNVQRRLELLYPNRHDLMITEQPETFRVQLTLTLM, from the coding sequence ATGGAACGACTTTTCAGGTATAAGCTTGATCACACTTTGTTCTGGATGTTGACAGTGGGCTTCCATGCCTACACCCATGCCGGTCTTATTAATCAGGCTAGTTTTGGACAATTTGTACTGGAATTACTTGTACGCGATGGCTTGCTTGCGATTGTCGTTTACACCAATCTGTTGGTCATCATTCCAAAACTAAACCAGCAAAAAAAATATGGCCTATCCATTCTGCTTATTGCGATAAGCCTGATGTTTTATGTGGCCCTCAAAAATCTACACGATGTTTACCTGTATGGAAACATCCTGAACAACCCTGAGCGACAAAGTTTCTTTCACAACAGTTTTTACAACTTCTCCATTATTATTTTTTACCTGGCCTTTGCCACTACGCTACACCTGAGTAAACAATGGTACCTTCAAAAAGAACTCATCCGAAAAATTGAACTTGAAAAATTAAATACCGAACTGGAATACCTGAAGGCCCAGATCAATCCGCATTTTTTGTTCAACTCATTGAATACGGTTTTCTTCCAAATCGATAAACAAAATACCACGGCACGTGAAACCCTTTCGAAGTTTTCGGATATGCTGCGCTACCAACTCTACGAATGCAACGGAAAGGAGATTGCCATAGAAAAAGAAATTCAATACCTGAAAAATTATGTGGAACTTCAAAAACTTCGTAAGGATGAACACTACGACATTCAGTTTACACATTCGGAAGAATTGAAAAATTTTACTGTATCGCCCCTGCTGTTGCTGCCGTTTATTGAAAATGCTTTCAAACATGTATCGAATACTAGCGACAGAAAAAACACCATCACTATCGAGTTAAAAAAATCAGAAAACCAATTTCAGTTGATCGTATTCAATACAAAAGACCCGAAACCTATATCGGGTAATGGTGGCATCGGGTTAAAAAATGTGCAGCGCAGATTGGAGCTGTTGTATCCCAATCGGCATGACTTAATGATTACCGAACAACCCGAAACGTTTCGAGTACAGCTAACCCTTACCCTGATGTAA